One window from the genome of Dehalococcoidia bacterium encodes:
- a CDS encoding NAD-dependent epimerase/dehydratase family protein, giving the protein MSASETPSRKTGGPTRALVTGGTGFLGQAIVARLLARGDGVAVLARRASRIPPAWAGRVDVRYGDLTDVRSVAASLHDVDTVAHSAALVTYSGARRDDYLRVNVQGTENVLAAMTAAGVRRLLHVSSVAVYGVERDHRGANEAAPYGVQTLSPYAASKIEAERRVLDYGRRGLLAVSVARPGWIWGPGDGANVPRLMPFIRRGLVPLMGHGDNVLHLSYVENVAEGCVVALTSERAVGQVYNLTDGGSVTYRRFVGDLVQALGMRPRYVRIPFGAAYALAALMEGLYNVIPGGRLPPLTRWLVLNTVRHMEFDIAKARRELGYAPRVTYEDGMRQTTPWLRALAQGARAAEKEATST; this is encoded by the coding sequence GTGTCCGCTTCTGAAACGCCTTCTCGAAAGACAGGAGGGCCTACGCGAGCCCTAGTCACGGGAGGCACGGGCTTCCTGGGCCAGGCCATCGTCGCCCGGCTGCTGGCGCGCGGCGACGGCGTGGCGGTCCTGGCTCGCCGCGCCAGCCGTATCCCGCCCGCGTGGGCAGGGCGCGTGGACGTGCGCTACGGCGACCTGACGGACGTCCGGAGCGTCGCGGCGTCGCTCCACGACGTGGACACGGTGGCCCACTCCGCCGCCCTCGTGACGTACAGCGGCGCGCGGCGGGACGACTATCTGAGAGTGAACGTCCAGGGCACGGAGAACGTGCTGGCCGCGATGACAGCCGCGGGCGTGCGCCGACTGCTCCACGTCAGCTCCGTGGCCGTGTACGGAGTCGAGCGCGACCACAGGGGCGCCAATGAAGCGGCCCCCTACGGTGTGCAGACGCTAAGTCCCTACGCCGCCTCCAAGATCGAGGCGGAGCGGCGCGTCTTGGACTACGGGCGCAGGGGCCTGCTGGCGGTGAGCGTGGCGCGGCCAGGCTGGATATGGGGGCCGGGCGACGGCGCAAACGTCCCCCGCCTCATGCCGTTCATCCGACGCGGCCTGGTCCCGCTGATGGGTCACGGCGACAACGTGCTGCATTTATCTTATGTCGAGAATGTAGCCGAGGGCTGCGTGGTCGCCCTGACCTCGGAGCGCGCCGTGGGCCAGGTCTACAACCTGACCGACGGCGGATCGGTCACGTACCGCCGCTTCGTCGGCGACCTGGTGCAGGCGCTGGGGATGCGGCCCCGGTACGTCCGCATTCCGTTCGGAGCGGCTTACGCCCTCGCCGCGCTCATGGAGGGGCTGTACAACGTTATACCCGGCGGGCGGCTGCCGCCCCTGACCCGCTGGCTCGTGCTGAACACGGTGCGGCATATGGAATTCGATATCGCAAAGGCGCGCCGGGAATTGGGCTACGCGCCGCGCGTGACGTACGAGGACGGCATGAGACAGACGACGCCGTGGCTACGCGCGCTCGCCCAGGGCGCCCGGGCCGCCGAAAAGGAGGCGACTTCAACATGA
- a CDS encoding DUF3501 family protein, translating to MKRIEQSDVKLGADYESIRPRFRARVIREKEQRRVQVGDAVSLHFENRDTVLFQVQEMVRIEHITESDKVQHEIDTYNQLLPEKGELSATLFIEVTDADQIKPMLDRLKGIDRGRKVFVRFDGKRVAGVFEAGYSTEVKLSSVHYVRFPFTPAQMEQFAAAQDVAVVIEHPGYKAEAQVPPRTHVALIADLAAR from the coding sequence ATGAAGAGAATTGAACAGTCCGATGTGAAGCTTGGCGCAGACTACGAAAGCATTCGGCCTCGGTTCCGCGCGCGCGTCATCCGCGAGAAGGAGCAACGGCGCGTGCAGGTCGGCGACGCGGTCTCTTTGCACTTCGAGAACAGGGACACGGTGCTGTTCCAGGTCCAGGAGATGGTGCGCATCGAGCACATCACGGAGTCGGACAAGGTCCAGCACGAGATTGACACCTACAATCAGCTACTCCCCGAAAAGGGCGAGCTGAGCGCCACTCTGTTCATAGAAGTGACGGACGCCGACCAAATCAAACCCATGCTCGACCGTCTGAAGGGGATTGACCGCGGGCGCAAGGTATTCGTGCGCTTCGATGGCAAGCGCGTCGCCGGCGTCTTCGAGGCGGGCTACAGCACCGAAGTGAAGCTCAGCTCCGTCCACTACGTGCGCTTCCCGTTCACTCCTGCGCAGATGGAGCAGTTCGCGGCGGCGCAGGACGTGGCCGTGGTCATCGAGCACCCCGGCTACAAGGCGGAGGCGCAGGTGCCGCCGCGCACCCACGTGGCACTGATAGCGGACCTGGCCGCGCGCTAG